The nucleotide sequence CTTTTCAATCCCGGCGTCGACAAACACCCCCATGCAACGAAGACGGGTGCCAGCCCGCAAACCGGCTGCCTGTTCTACCTCCACCCGCCGCTTACTCGGCGCGAACACCAAGCCGATCCAATCTACGCCCAGCCGTTCCGCCGCCGCCACATCCTCTGCCCGGGTAAATCCGCAGGCCTTCACTGTCGTCACCGGGAACCCACCAGGAACTCAATCCCTTCGATGACGTCATCCCGGCGCATCAAACTCTCGCCCACGAGAATGGCCCGGGCGCCGGCCTCTCGTACCCGGCGCACGTCCTCGGGCTCCGAAATCCCACTTTCACTTATCACGAAGGCCCCTTTCGGCGCCCGAGGCACCAGCCGCTCCGTCACGCCGAGATCCACCTGAAAGGTCCGCAAATCCCGGTTGTTCACTCCGATCACATCGGCCCCCGCACCGGCAGCCCGATCCATCTCTTCCTCGGAGTGCACCTCCACCAAAGGCGTCATGCCCCACCGACGGACCTCGGCAATCAACCGTTCCAGCCGATCACTCGGGAGAATTGCGGTGATCAGGAGAACTGCATCTGCCCCGAGACAACGAGCCTCCCACACCTGTCGCTCATCCACAATAAAATCTTTTCTCAGGAGGGGCACATCGGCGTGTTTGCGGATCTGTTCCAAATACCCCGGGTCGCCCTGGAAAAAGGTCCGGTCAGTGAGGACG is from Kyrpidia tusciae DSM 2912 and encodes:
- the trpC gene encoding indole-3-glycerol phosphate synthase TrpC; the protein is MTILERIVEEKKREIPALEANAAAWEPRLAAAPPVRDFRAALEQGATRRGAGAGVGLIAEVKKASPSKGVIRRDFDPLAIAKDYVRGGADCMSVLTDRTFFQGDPGYLEQIRKHADVPLLRKDFIVDERQVWEARCLGADAVLLITAILPSDRLERLIAEVRRWGMTPLVEVHSEEEMDRAAGAGADVIGVNNRDLRTFQVDLGVTERLVPRAPKGAFVISESGISEPEDVRRVREAGARAILVGESLMRRDDVIEGIEFLVGSR